The following is a genomic window from Flavobacterium crassostreae.
AAGAGGGGTTGCAAAAATTTGTGTGCGTCTTGAATTTCGGCAACTTGGTGCATGCCTACTTTATAAAATGTGGCTGCTGCCAAAATTAAAATGGCGGCATTGACAAAGAACGCAAGATTCAAGGCGATGGTAGAATCGATGAAATTGTATTTTAGGGCTTGTTTGATTCCGGCGGTTGTTCTGTCAAATTTTCGGGTTTGCACCAATGAAGAATGTAAGTATAGGTTGTGGGGCATTACGGTTGCTCCAATAATTCCGATGGCTATATACAATGCGGTTTCGTTGGGCATGGATGGGATTAATCCCAATAGAACTTTGTCCATCTCGGGTTGGGCAAAAATCATCTCAAACACAAACGAAACGCCAATTACCATCACCAAGGCAATAATAAAAGCTTCCATTTTTCGAATGCCTTTGTTGATTAAAAACAGCAGTAAAAAGGTGTCCAATACGGTGATCAGAACTCCCTCAATAAGTGGAATACCGAACAATAGATTGATCCCGATGGCCATTCCTAAAACTTCTGCTAGATCACAGGCGGCAATGGCTACCTCTGCCAAAAAATACAAAATGTAGTTGATGAATTTGGAATAGGTTTCTCGAGAGGCTTGGGCTAAATCCCGTTGGGTTACAATACCTAACCTTGCGCTCAAGCTTTGCAAAAGCAAGGCCATAATGTTGCTCATCAATAAAACCCATAGCAGTGAGTAGCCAAATTGGCTTCCTCCGGCTAGATCTGTTGCCCAATTTCCGGGATCCATGTAGCCTACACTAATTAGATATGCTGGCCCAAAGAAAGCGAGGATTTTTCGAAAAACGGATTTTTTGTCTTGAGTAGCAACGGATTGGTTTACTTCTTCTAATGATTTGCTCATGTATATCGCTATTTGAGGCAAATATAATTGTATTTTTTTGTTATATGAAATATAATTTTTAGATTTGTCTAAATTTATACACAGTCATAATCTAAAAATTATATTTTGAAAACAATTATAATGGTACTTTCTTTAGGATTGCTATCCGGCTTATCTTTTGCGCAAGCTACCCTAAAAGGGACCGTTACCACCAACGGCATGCCTTTGCCACATGCTAATATTGTAGTAAAAAAAGCAAAAAAAGCCGTAGTTACGGATAGCCAAGGAAAGTACCAGATAGCTAATCTGGATCCTGGTGTTTATGAAGTTGGCGTTTCTTACACTGGGTTTCGATCCCAGCAAAAAAAAGAAGTGTTGGTGGATCGCACCCAAACGGTTTTGGATTTTGAACTAACCGAAGACAATACCCTAGACGAAATTGTAATTACAGGAACCCTAAAACCCGTGAGTAGACTAGAAAGTACGGTTCCGGTAGAGGTGTACAAACCTACTTTTTTTAAGAAAAACCCAACAGCCAATATTTTTGAAGCCTTGCAAAACGTAAATGGGGTGCGCCCACAATTAAATTGTAATGTATGTAATACTGGAGACATTCATATCAATGGACTCGAAGGACCTTATACGCTGGTGCTCATTGACGGTATGCCTATTGTTAGTGGTTTATCAACCGTTTATGGTTTGTCTGGAATTCCGAATTCTTTATTAGAACGTATTGAGATCGTCAAAGGGCCTGCATCCTCTTTATATGGTAGCGAAGCCGTTGGCGGTTTGATCAATATTATTACCAAAAACCCCAACAATGCTCCTGTGTTTTCGGCAGACGCGTTTGTAACCGGATGGGGCGAAAGCAATGCAGACCTTGGATTTAAAGGAAATATTGGCAAAACAGCATCCGTTTTAACGGGTGTGAATTATTTTAATTACAGCAACCCGATAGACAATAACAACGATAATTTTACGGACTTGACCTTACAAGACCGTATTTCGGTTTTTCAGAAATGGAATTTTAACCGCCAGAGTAACAAACTGCTTTCGGTGGCGGGACGCTATTTTTATGAAGATCGTTGGGGAGGTGCATTGCAGTGGAATAAAAAGCACCGCGGTGGCAGCCAAGTGTATGGTGAAAGTATTTACACCAAACGCTGGGAGTTGTTAGGAGCCTATGCGTTGCCCGTTTCCGAAAAAATGCAGTTTTCATTCTCCTACACAAGCCACGATCAGAACTCGGTGTATGGCAACGTGCCTTATCTGGCACAACAACGCATTGGTTTTGGGCAACTCAGTTGGGACAAAAAAATAAAGCAACACGACTTACTTTTTGGAACTGCATTACGTTACCAATATTATGATGACAACACCACCGCTACCCTAAACGAAGAGGTCAATTGGATCCCGAGTTGGTTTGTTCAAGACGAAATTGCTTTTGATGACCATCATAAAATACTGTTGGGAGCTCGTTACGACTATAACAACAACCACGGATCTATTTTTACGCCACGTTTTGCTTACAAATGGAAAATTAACAGCAATAATATTTTGCGTTTCAATACCGGAACTGGTTTTAGAATTGTGAATCTTTTTACCGAAGAACATGCGGCACTAACTGGATCTAGAGACGTTATTGTTCTCGAAGATTTAAAACCAGAACGCTCTATTAATGCCAACTTAAATTATCTTAAAAAAATATATACCAAAAATGGCCATTTTATAGGTATCGAAACCACTGCTTGGTACACCCGATTTAGCAATTCCATTATTCCAGATTATGACACCAATCCCAACCAAATAATTTACAAAAACTTAGATGGTCATGCGGTTACAAAAGGCGTGAGCACCAATCTGGATTTTGTATGCAATAATGGGTTGAAGATGATTCTGGGCGCAACGTACATGGCTGTTTCTAAAACAGAAAACAATACCACCACGCAGCAAATGCTAACCGAAAAATTCTCGGCAACTTGGGCAATTAGCTACCGTATTAACTCCTTGTTTTTGGACATAGATTATACCGGAAATCTTTATGGCCCGATGCGTTTGCCGCTGCTTGGAGACCTAGATCCAAGAAAAGAATACTCCCCTACTTGGAGCATTCAGAATATTCAATTTACCTTTAATAAACTTAAAAACATAGAGATTTACGGTGGTATAAAAAACCTGTTAAACTGGACCCCAAACAAAGGAAATCCGTTTATCATTGCAAGAGCAAACGATCCATTTGACCAAAACGTGCAGTACGATGCTAGCGGCAATGTGCAGGCTACTCCAGAGAACCCCTACGCCCTAAGTTTTGATCCAAGTTATGTATATGGTCCTAACCAAGGGATTCGTAGTTTTTTTGGAATACGCTATAGCTTGCGATAAACACAACATACAAATAGCTTGGTTTAAACTATTATAAAATAAAACTAATGAAACAAATCGTGTTGGTATGGCTGTTGGTGTTGCTTGCCACTACACCAAGTTTTGGGCAATTAAAAACCCATACTTTTCAAGAGGCAGCACAATTGGCAGAGCAAAACCCCAAACCTATGGTAGTTTTTATTCATACATCTTGGTGCAAATACTGCAAAATAATGGATAATAGTACCTTTAAAAACAAAGAAGTCATAGCCGTATTAAACGCCAATTTTTATTTCATTTCGTTGGATGCGCAGACCAAAGAGTCGATTACTTTCAACAAGCATACGTTCCGCTTTCAACCCACCGGAACAAAAACAGGAATGCATGAATTGGCTACGGCTTTAGCAACAATTAAGGATCAAGTTCGGTATCCTACACTAACTATTTTAGGAACCGATACTTCAATTATTTTTCAGCAACATTCTATTATTGGAGCTAACACACTGCTTTCAATTCTGGATAAGGCAAAATAATTTCCTATTTTTGGAATAAATTTTTATCCCTTTTTTATGAAACACTACGATTACATTTTTACAGGCTCGGGTTTAGCGGCATTGATGACGGTGTACAAAATGATCCAATCGGGTGCTTTTGAGGATAAAACAATTCTATTGATGGATCCAGATTCTAAGAAGATTAATGATCGTACGTGGTGTTTTTGGCAAGACGCGCCCTCGGATTGGGAACGGTCCGTAACTAAAAAATGGGAATTGGCTTTATTTGCTACTACTAAATTTCGTCGTGATTTAGAGTTAAAACCCTATACTTACAACCGAATCAACGCTTCTGATTTTTACAGCCAAGCTCTTGATCAGATTTCGAAACAAAAAAACATTCACTTTCTCAACGAAAAAGTTACCGATATCCATGAATTAAAAACACATGTTTATGTTGCCACCGAAACCCAAAGTTTCACGGGCGAAAAGGTATTCAATAGTATTTATCGAAAAGGCGAAGCCGAGAGCCAAACCAAATACCCTATTTTGCAACAGCATTTTATAGGTTGGTTTATAAAAAGCAAAGAAGCAGTTTTCAACCCAGAGCAAGCGACTTTTATGGATTTTTCGGTAGCGCAAAAAGGCAACACCCGTTTTATGTATGTTCTACCCACTGCAACCAACGAAGCTTTGGTAGAATACACCCTGTTTTC
Proteins encoded in this region:
- a CDS encoding thioredoxin family protein codes for the protein MKQIVLVWLLVLLATTPSFGQLKTHTFQEAAQLAEQNPKPMVVFIHTSWCKYCKIMDNSTFKNKEVIAVLNANFYFISLDAQTKESITFNKHTFRFQPTGTKTGMHELATALATIKDQVRYPTLTILGTDTSIIFQQHSIIGANTLLSILDKAK
- a CDS encoding TonB-dependent receptor — its product is MVLSLGLLSGLSFAQATLKGTVTTNGMPLPHANIVVKKAKKAVVTDSQGKYQIANLDPGVYEVGVSYTGFRSQQKKEVLVDRTQTVLDFELTEDNTLDEIVITGTLKPVSRLESTVPVEVYKPTFFKKNPTANIFEALQNVNGVRPQLNCNVCNTGDIHINGLEGPYTLVLIDGMPIVSGLSTVYGLSGIPNSLLERIEIVKGPASSLYGSEAVGGLINIITKNPNNAPVFSADAFVTGWGESNADLGFKGNIGKTASVLTGVNYFNYSNPIDNNNDNFTDLTLQDRISVFQKWNFNRQSNKLLSVAGRYFYEDRWGGALQWNKKHRGGSQVYGESIYTKRWELLGAYALPVSEKMQFSFSYTSHDQNSVYGNVPYLAQQRIGFGQLSWDKKIKQHDLLFGTALRYQYYDDNTTATLNEEVNWIPSWFVQDEIAFDDHHKILLGARYDYNNNHGSIFTPRFAYKWKINSNNILRFNTGTGFRIVNLFTEEHAALTGSRDVIVLEDLKPERSINANLNYLKKIYTKNGHFIGIETTAWYTRFSNSIIPDYDTNPNQIIYKNLDGHAVTKGVSTNLDFVCNNGLKMILGATYMAVSKTENNTTTQQMLTEKFSATWAISYRINSLFLDIDYTGNLYGPMRLPLLGDLDPRKEYSPTWSIQNIQFTFNKLKNIEIYGGIKNLLNWTPNKGNPFIIARANDPFDQNVQYDASGNVQATPENPYALSFDPSYVYGPNQGIRSFFGIRYSLR
- a CDS encoding lycopene cyclase family protein codes for the protein MKHYDYIFTGSGLAALMTVYKMIQSGAFEDKTILLMDPDSKKINDRTWCFWQDAPSDWERSVTKKWELALFATTKFRRDLELKPYTYNRINASDFYSQALDQISKQKNIHFLNEKVTDIHELKTHVYVATETQSFTGEKVFNSIYRKGEAESQTKYPILQQHFIGWFIKSKEAVFNPEQATFMDFSVAQKGNTRFMYVLPTATNEALVEYTLFSHQVLDKRDYETEIQNYLAKLGVTEYEITDKEKGSIPMSCYPFWKKNSQRVLHIGTAGGWTKASTGYTFKNADKKSTALIAFLQKESDLTTFHKRTKFWFYDLLLLDILDRDNQKGARIFSSMFQKGSPALIFKFLDEETSFYEDIRVILKCPKMPFIWSLIRSVRYLWP